The following coding sequences lie in one Rutidosis leptorrhynchoides isolate AG116_Rl617_1_P2 chromosome 4, CSIRO_AGI_Rlap_v1, whole genome shotgun sequence genomic window:
- the LOC139845548 gene encoding multiple organellar RNA editing factor 8, chloroplastic/mitochondrial-like isoform X2, with protein MATRVLFRSIVSTANQTLISRFSTTATPSSIIRFRPLFAAAAAIICHASPVVTKIRAFSTRQTTSSLNDSSPNWSNRPPKETILLDGCDFEHWLVVVDKPEGAPTRDEIIDSYINTLAKVVGSYDEARMKIYSVSTRCYYAFGALVSEEDSYRLKEIPGVRWVLPDSYLDVGNKDYGGEPFIDGKAVPYDPKYHEEWIRNNARANERNRRNDRPRNFDRSRNFERQRENVQNNRQLPPGPMGGNPNSMGGPPNAGGAPPSGNMGGMQQGGGMGGPPNAGGGQPNWGGPHANYNGGSPNMGAGMTPNNMGGGMPNNAPNYQQQNYAPSHQQQNNAPSYQQQNNASNYQQQQQPRYGPNTGGAPYQSGPGPNSYAPPNVGGGNPYQSQDLPGRDMPPPNYSQNY; from the exons ATGGCGACTCGTGTTCTCTTTAGATCTATCGTCTCCACCGCAAATCAAACCCTGATTTCGCGCTTCTCAACTACCGCTACACCTTCCTCAATCATCCGCTTCCGCCCACTCTTCGCTGCCGCCGCCGCCATTATATGTCACGCGTCACCTGTTGTCACCAAGATTCGTGCTTTCTCCACGCGCCAAACCACATCTTCGCTAAACGACTCGAGCCCTAACTGGTCAAATCGTCCACCTAAGGAAACGATACTGCTTGATGGCTGTGATTTTGAACATTGGCTTGTTGTTGTTGATAAACCTGAAGGTGCACCTACTAGAGATGAAATCATTGATTCGTATATCAATACTTTAGCTAAAGTTGTTGGAAG TTATGATGAAGCAAGGATGAAAATTTATTCGGTGTCGACTAGATGTTATTACGCTTTTGGCGCACTAGTGTCTGAAGAAGACTCCTACAGGCTAAAAG AGATACCTGGTGTTCGTTGGGTGCTACCTGATTCGTATCTGGACGTAGGGAACAAAGACTATGGAG GGGAACCGTTTATTGATGGGAAGGCTGTTCCTTATGATCCTAAGTACCACGAGGAGTGGATAAGAAATAATGCTCGAGCAAACGAGAGGAATAGGAGAAACGATAGGCCTCGCAACTTTGATAGATCAAGAAACTTTGAAAGGCAAAGAGAAAACGTGCAGAACAACCGTCAACTACCACCAGGTCCCATGGGAGGCAATCCAAATAGCATGGGTGGACCACCCAATGCTGGAGGTGCACCAC CGTCTGGGAACATGGGTGGAATGCAGCAAGGTGGTGGCATGGGTGGGCCACCCAATGCTGGTGGTGGTCAGCCTAACTGGGGTGGTCCGCATGCAAATTATAATGGAGGCTCACCAAATATGGGCGCTGGGATGACACCAAACAACATGGGTGGGGGGATGCCGAATAATGCTCCGAATTACCAGCAGCAAAATTATGCTCCGAGTCACCAGCAACAGAATAATGCTCCGAGTTACCAGCAGCAGAATAATGCTTCTAATTATCAGCAGCAGCAACAGCCGAGGTATGGACCAAACACTGGAGGTGCACCTTATCAATCTGGACCAGGGCCGAACAGTTATGCACCACCAAACGTAGGTGGTGGGAACCCTTACCAGAGTCAGGACTTGCCTGGAAGAGACATGCCTCCACCGAACTATTCTCAGAACTATTAG
- the LOC139845548 gene encoding uncharacterized protein isoform X1 codes for MATRVLFRSIVSTANQTLISRFSTTATPSSIIRFRPLFAAAAAIICHASPVVTKIRAFSTRQTTSSLNDSSPNWSNRPPKETILLDGCDFEHWLVVVDKPEGAPTRDEIIDSYINTLAKVVGSYDEARMKIYSVSTRCYYAFGALVSEEDSYRLKEIPGVRWVLPDSYLDVGNKDYGGEPFIDGKAVPYDPKYHEEWIRNNARANERNRRNDRPRNFDRSRNFERQRENVQNNRQLPPGPMGGNPNSMGGPPNAGGAPPSGNMVGPPSAGGAPPPSGNMGGMQQGGGMGGPPNAGGGQPNWGGPHANYNGGSPNMGAGMTPNNMGGGMPNNAPNYQQQNYAPSHQQQNNAPSYQQQNNASNYQQQQQPRYGPNTGGAPYQSGPGPNSYAPPNVGGGNPYQSQDLPGRDMPPPNYSQNY; via the exons ATGGCGACTCGTGTTCTCTTTAGATCTATCGTCTCCACCGCAAATCAAACCCTGATTTCGCGCTTCTCAACTACCGCTACACCTTCCTCAATCATCCGCTTCCGCCCACTCTTCGCTGCCGCCGCCGCCATTATATGTCACGCGTCACCTGTTGTCACCAAGATTCGTGCTTTCTCCACGCGCCAAACCACATCTTCGCTAAACGACTCGAGCCCTAACTGGTCAAATCGTCCACCTAAGGAAACGATACTGCTTGATGGCTGTGATTTTGAACATTGGCTTGTTGTTGTTGATAAACCTGAAGGTGCACCTACTAGAGATGAAATCATTGATTCGTATATCAATACTTTAGCTAAAGTTGTTGGAAG TTATGATGAAGCAAGGATGAAAATTTATTCGGTGTCGACTAGATGTTATTACGCTTTTGGCGCACTAGTGTCTGAAGAAGACTCCTACAGGCTAAAAG AGATACCTGGTGTTCGTTGGGTGCTACCTGATTCGTATCTGGACGTAGGGAACAAAGACTATGGAG GGGAACCGTTTATTGATGGGAAGGCTGTTCCTTATGATCCTAAGTACCACGAGGAGTGGATAAGAAATAATGCTCGAGCAAACGAGAGGAATAGGAGAAACGATAGGCCTCGCAACTTTGATAGATCAAGAAACTTTGAAAGGCAAAGAGAAAACGTGCAGAACAACCGTCAACTACCACCAGGTCCCATGGGAGGCAATCCAAATAGCATGGGTGGACCACCCAATGCTGGAGGTGCACCACCTTCTGGAAACATGGTTGGACCACCCAGCGCTGGTGGTGCACCACCACCGTCTGGGAACATGGGTGGAATGCAGCAAGGTGGTGGCATGGGTGGGCCACCCAATGCTGGTGGTGGTCAGCCTAACTGGGGTGGTCCGCATGCAAATTATAATGGAGGCTCACCAAATATGGGCGCTGGGATGACACCAAACAACATGGGTGGGGGGATGCCGAATAATGCTCCGAATTACCAGCAGCAAAATTATGCTCCGAGTCACCAGCAACAGAATAATGCTCCGAGTTACCAGCAGCAGAATAATGCTTCTAATTATCAGCAGCAGCAACAGCCGAGGTATGGACCAAACACTGGAGGTGCACCTTATCAATCTGGACCAGGGCCGAACAGTTATGCACCACCAAACGTAGGTGGTGGGAACCCTTACCAGAGTCAGGACTTGCCTGGAAGAGACATGCCTCCACCGAACTATTCTCAGAACTATTAG